One Diabrotica virgifera virgifera chromosome 3, PGI_DIABVI_V3a genomic window carries:
- the LOC114328686 gene encoding CDP-diacylglycerol--inositol 3-phosphatidyltransferase: protein MSDENIFIFVPNIIGYARIVLAIISFYFMPTNYIIACSCYVISALLDAFDGHAARYFNQSTKFGAMLDQLTDRCGTMGLVAVLAHFYPKYMFLFILSMCIDIACHWIYLHSSILQGKTSHKFVDMSENPIMRLYYTNKNVLFVMCAGNEAFYAALYLLHFTEGPIIAGLGLWRIIIFLSAPICFIKTGISLLHCVVASKNLAIIDINERKNATKKAF, encoded by the exons ATGTCGGACGAAAACATTTTTATATTCGTGCCAAACATAATTG GATATGCAAGAATCGTTTTGGCTATAATTTCCTTTTATTTTATGCCAACAAACTATATTATTGCTTGTTCATGTTATGTAATATCAGCCCTACTGGACGCTTTCGATGGACATGCTGCCAG GTACTTTAATCAAAGCACCAAATTTGGTGCTATGCTTGACCAACTGACAGATCGCTGTGGTACCATGGGATTGGTGGCAGTACTGGCCCATTTCTACCCCAAGTATATGTTTCTGTTTATTCTATCTATGTGCATTGACATTGCCTGCCATTGGATATATCTACATTC GTCCATTTTGCAGGGCAAAACAAGCCACAAGTTTGTTGACATGTCAGAAAACCCAATAATGAGACTCTATTACACCAATAAAAACGTGCTGTTTGTAATGTGTGCCGGTAATGAAGCATTTTATGCTGCTTTATATCTTCTCCACTTTACTGAAGGCCCTATTA TTGCAGGTTTGGGATTATGGAGGATCATCATATTCCTTTCAGCGCCAATATGTTTCATTAAGACAGGAATCTCCCTTCTTCACTGTGTTGTGGCCTCAAAGAATTTGGCTATCATCGATATTAACGAGAGAAAGAATGCTACCAAAAAAGCATTTTAA